Below is a window of Pseudomonas sp. B21-040 DNA.
GAGCAATCGCCGGCAAACAGATTGGCGGCGACTTCGCGTTTGCCACGACCCAATGCGCAGATCACCCCGAGGGCATTCAAATAGGCGGTCATGGTGCCTCCCCGCTCAGCGGCGTGACTTCATACCGGGGCCCCTTGGGCAGGTTCAACTCAAAGGTCATGGGTTGTGAATAAAGGACATCCCAGTGTGTTGGCAGGGACCGTTGCCTGCCGTGTTGCCAGGCGGTGGGGTAGTTGCCCGACAGCTCATCTTTGGGGGTCAGGGCAAACAGTAACGCGGCGAACAACTCCCGGGCTTCCGGGTTGGGCGGCAACAGACCGTCGGCCTGCCACTTTCCATCGGTCAATATCTGCCGCGCCTGCGGAATGCCCAGCAAATCCATCATCGACCAGCGAAGCCCCGCTTCTTCATGCTGGATCACCAAAACCCAGTCCTGACGTTGCGCGGCTTCCAGGCGCTGGATGTGCAATTGCAGCGGCAACGACAGCTTCGGGATGTGCTCGGGCAGCGGTGCCTGGCTGGCGCAAGCACTCAGCAACAGCAGGCAGCCCAGGAGCAGAAAACGGATCATCAGGCATTACCTTCAAAGGATGTGCGCCGCACACTAGCGGTCCTGTCATTCATGTGACATCTCTTGCGCAGAGTTCTGACAACACCCTCAGCCGGCGCTTGGGTTCACTGACGAACGGGTTGCGTTCGTCCCAGGCATAACCGGCGAGAATCGCGCTGATCATGCGGCGGATGTCCGGTGAGCTGCCTGGATGGTAGATCACATCCTGGAACGTCCCGGCGTACCAGCCTTCGACGTAGCAGCGGAAAGTGTCGACGCCGCGCTTGAGTGGTTCGGCGAACTCGGTTTGCCAGTCGACGCGTTCACCTTGCAGTTGGCGATGCAGAACCCCGGCGGCCATGCTCGCCGAGCGCATGGCGATGGTTACCCCGGAAGAGAACACCGGGTCGAGGAACTCCGCTGCGTTGCCGAGCAGCGCAAAGCCGGGTCCGTACAGGGTTTTGACGTTGGCCGAGTAACCGCCGATGGTGCGCGCAGGCGTATCCCATCGCGCATGTTCAAGCACACCGGCCAGGCTCGGCGTTTCAGCGATGAACCCGCGCAGGCATTCATCCAGATCCTCCATGCGCCCTTCAAAGTGTTCGGCGGCGGCCACTACCCCCACCGAGCAACGGCCATTGCTGAACGGGATGGTCCAGAACCAGATGTCGCGATGGATCGGGTGGGTGGTAATGAGGATTTTTTCCCGCTCGAAGGTCGGGCTGTCGATGTTGTCTTCGATGTGGGTAAACACGGCCTGACGCACCGGGAAATTGGAAGGCGCTTCAAGGTCCAGCAGGCGTGGAAGCACACGGCCGTAACCGCTGGCATCGAGCACGAAATCGGCTTCGATGCGGTACTCGCTGCCGTCCTCGCGGCGCACGTCGAGCTGCGGTTTTGGCAAACTGAAATCCACGCTGACGATGGCTTCGCCGTAACGAACGTCCACGCCTTGCAGTGCGGCCTGGTCGGCCAGCAGCTTGTCGAAATCGGCGCGCTGGACCTGGAACGTGGTCGGTTTGCCGTGGCTGAACGTATCGCCGAAATCAAAGGCGCTGTACTGCTCGCCCCAGGCGAACGCGGCTCCGTTCTTGAGCTGGAATCCCGCAGCGTTCACGGCATCGAGCATGCCGGCTTCTTCAACGAAATCCAGGCAATGCGACAACAGACTTTCGCCGATGGAAAACCGGGGAAAGTGTTGGCGCTCGATCATCAGCACATCGTGACCGTTGCGCTTGAGCAGCGCGGCCGCGATCGCCCCTGAGGGCCCCGCGCCGATGACGACGACTTGTCGACGTTCCATTTCAACTGTTGGCACGGGGGCTCCTTGCCGGGGCGGCGATATTCAAAGGGGGGCTATGCAGGCCGGCGAGTGCCGGCAGCAGGGTCGCGATCAGACCCATCACCATCAACGCAAAGTACAGCGCCGGGCTGATGAGCTGTTGTTGCAGCAGCAGATTGAGAAAGACGATCTCGCTCAAACCGCGAATATTCAGCAGCAGGCTTTCCCGCCAGCGGCTGGCACCCTCAAAGGAGGCGCCGGCCCAACGGAGTCCCAGCCAGTTGCCCAGCAGCTTGCTGCCAATCGGCAACAGCAACAGTGCCGCCAATTGGACCCAGCCGAGGCTGGCCATGGCCGCGTGAACGTTAATCTGCACGATGCCGAACGTCAGGATCAGCGGAATAGCGATCCATGTTTGCAGGCGGCTCATCCAGATCGCGGGGACGGGCAACACCAACGGTACTTTCAGCATGGCCATGCACAGCAGATAGCCAATGCCGAAAATCAGCGCATTGAGTTTGAAGTGCTCGGCGACCACCAGCAGCGCAAAGAAGCCGCCGCTGTGCAGCAATGGCTGGCGCAAACCAATCAGACGCAGCAGCAACGGCAGGCAAGCGCCGGCCAGCGGCAGCAGCAGGCTGCTGACGTGCAGACTGCCTTGGGCAAAACCGAACAACGTCCAGCAGGTCAGGTCGATGAGGATCGCGGTCTGCACCAGACGCCGGGTGGCCGTGGGCGGGTAGTTGATGTGCCGCAGGTAAAGGTACAACACCGGGATCGCGGTGATGGCGAACACCAGCCCCACTGCCAATGAACTGATCCACGGTTGCGCCGGCAGCAGCCATGCCGCCGTCGCCAGCCCGCCAGCGAACGGAATGGCAAAACTCGGCAGGGCAATTTTCAGGCTCTGGCGGTCCAGCCGCAGATCGATCACGTCGCTGAGAATGTTCCCCAGCAGCAAGGCAAAGCTCAGGCTGTAGAGATTCTTCAGCCATGCCGGCGAGATCAGTTCGGCGCCGCTGAGCTGCCAACCGGGTTCGATCCACAAATACATCAGCAATGGCAGGCCGAAGGTGGCCAGCAGCAACTGGCTGACGATTGGAATCAGCCCGAAACGGCGACCCACACGCGTCGCCACGGCAAACATCACGAGGGCCATCAGCCAAAACAGGACGATCATCATGCTGCCGGCTCCGCAACCGCAACGTCGTGGGCCTGGCGACCGGCCCACGGCGCCAGGATGAAGCTGAACGCCAGGCCAAGGCTCACCGCCAACCCGAAGTTGCTCACCGCCGGTGTGCTGGATACCGCGAGCAGACCGAACGACAGCCATGTGGTCAGCGCCGCCAGCAAGGTGCCCAGCAGGCTCACCGCTGCGCCACCGACCTGTTCACGCATGAGGATTGCGTAATCGACGCTGATCGCCGTCACCAGCAACAGGCCGAACAGGCTGAACAGCGTCAACGGTTGCCCCAACCAGCCGAGGCTGGCCAGGCTGCACAGCGCGGCCAGCAACGGCAGCGCGACGATTCGCAGGGCGCCGCCGAGACCAAAGGGCAGGATCAATACCAGCACGATCAACACGCAGGAAGCGAGCTTGAGTTCCGCGGCGCTGATCTGGGTCGCCGCAAACACGTCGTTCAATTCACCGAGACGATCGACCAGTTCGACCCCCGGCAAGTCCAGCGCCTGCACGCGCAGCAGCGCCGGGTTGTTCAGGCCTTGCAAGCTGACCATCGCCGCCACATCACCGTCATCGGTCACGCCCAGCCACAGTGGGCGGTAGGGCTCGGCCAGCGGCCCGGTCAGCGCAGCGTCGATGTCTTCGGTGGGCAATGCCTGCAGTGTTGTCAGCTCTTCTTGCAGTGCTTGCACCGGTACGCCGATGTCGAGCAGTGGTTGCCAGTATTGCGGCAACCGGGTCAACGCCTCGCGAACTTGCTGCTGGTCACTTGGCTGGCTGACCAGTTGATTCAGTGACAGGTAGCCCTTGAGTTTTTCCAGGCTGACCAACTGATCCAGGCGCTCGCTCAACGCCGTTTGGCGTTCCAGCAGCTCCTGCTGATTGGCACCGCGCACCAGGAAAAACTGGCTGGTCGGTTGAAAACCGGTGATCCGCGCAATGGTCCGGGCTTCGTCAGTCAGTTGCTGCGGTGCACCGATCCACTGGCGGATGTCATTGCGGCTTTCGAGTTGCACCAGGCCACCCACGCAGAAGGCAATCAGCAGGGCCAGCAACACGGGTGTGCTGGCATGTTTGAGTAGCGCTTCACGCAGGTTCAGCAAAAATTCACAGACCCGTAGCGGCCATTGCGCCGGACGGATATCCGCGCCCTTGAGCAGCGCCGGAAGCAGGCAGACGGCGGACAGATAAGCACCGAGCAGGCCGGCGGCGGAAAACACGGCGATCTGGGTCAGGGCCGGAAATGGCGTCCAGGCCAACGCGAGGTAGCCGATGCAACTGGTGATCAGGCTCAATGTCAGGCCCGGCAGTGTCAGGCGCAATGCAGGCCAACTGTGCCAGGGTTTCAGGCTCCAGCTTTTCGACAGGTAATGCAGCGGGTAGTCGACGGCTACGCCGATCAGGCTGGAGCCGAGTACCAACGTCATCACATGCATATGGCCAAACAGCGCCACGCAAGCCACCGCGCCAAACAGCATGCCCACCACGACCGGCACGAACGCCAGCAACACCCGCCAACGCCGGAAGGCCAGTAATAGCAGCAACAGAATGCCGAGCGTGGCGCCGCCACCGACCCAGGTCATCTCGCGGGAGGCTTGTTGCTGACCGTTGGCGGCGTAGAGCAATCCGCTGGCGGCCAGCAGTTGCACGTCAGCCTGAGCCGCTTGTTCGCGGCTGTGTTTGAGAAGGTCTGCCACTTGCAACGGCAGGTTCATGTCAAACGCATTGCCTGTGGCTTTTGCCCGCAGCAACACCCAGCTCATGCCGTCGGCATCGGCGATCAAGGCGCCACTGCCGATGTCCAGTTGCACGGTGCCGCGTTGCGGCTGGCTGTTCTGGATGCGCCCGGTCAGGCCCAGCCAGTCATCCTGGCTCGGCACCAGGCTGAAACCGGTGAACGGGTCGAACAATGCTTGTACCCGCTGCTGGATGAAGGTGTCGGGGTGCTCAACCAGTTGCTTGCGATCCGCCTCGGACAGCATCGCCAATCGGCCTTTGAGCAGTTGTGTACGCAGGGCGGGCAAGTCGGCCTGCAACGTCCACTGGACCTTCTCGAACAATCCGCTGGCCTGCCATTGCTCACCCAGTTTCTGCGCCATGGCGATAGCGTGTCCGCGATCCTTGTGGCCGACCAGCATCAGCATTTCGCGGTTCAGCGGTTCTTGCATGCGTTGTTCGGCGCGCAGTTCCAGTGCGTCCGGCGCCGTGCCCGGCACCAGGTCCATCAGGTTGGCCGACAGGGGCGCGCCGCCACGCCATTGCCAGCCGGCGAGCGCGAGCACTGCCAGCAGCAGGATCAGGAACAGCCATGGCAGTCTGCGTTCACTCGGCAAAGTCATGTTGCTCCGCGGTACTCAACGGTTCGGCGCTGGTGGTGTCCTGCATGCGCAATAGCGTGCTGTCGCCCTGGGTTTCCAGCAGTTCGATGCTGTGCACCAATTCTCCGCCAGTGATGTTGATCTGGTTGAACACCTGCTTGAGCAGCAATGAGCGCGGGGTCAATGTCAGTGTCCAGTTCTGTGCCTCGCCAGTCAGGGACAGCTCGAAATCCCGTTGCAGACCGCTGCTGTCGCCTTGCAGGACGGCGAGGAACAAGCGGTTTTGCTCGGCACCGGCGCTTTTGCCCGGCAGCATTTGCCAACCGTTGGCGTCTCGCCGGGCTATGCCCTTGGTGGTGATGCGGTAATCCTGCTGCAACGGCGTTTTCAACAACCACAACAGGCCATTGTTTTTCGCGAGCACGAAGGTGCCCTTGCTGGTCAGCGGCTGGGGCAGGGCGCGCAGGTGTTTTTCCTGGATGAAATGGCCGTGGATCACATCGGGCCTGGCCAGTTGATCGCTGAGCTGTTGCAGGTCGAAAGCCTGCGCCCACGAAGAAAAGCCAAGCACCACCACAAACATGTAGCAGCTGCCGAGCCCGCGAGGCTGCGTCCGGCGGCGAAGCCGTCGCAAAACCTGAGCATTCGGTGCATCAAGCGAAACGCCAGGCGTCTGCTGCGCAGCCGGACGCAGGCTTCGCCAGCTGCTACAGGTCGAACGCAGGCTGCTACAGAGGGTCTTCAGCAGGTTCATGCGAGCCTCCTTTCGACAGCGTCGATGAAAACCTTCGGCGAGGCCAATTGCATTTCGCGGCTGGCCATGTCGACGGCGACTTGCACGGAGCTGGCGCGGGTCAGGCGTTCGCCGGTGTCCAGGTCACTGATCAGGTAGTTGATCTTCAACCGGTTCTCCCACTCCACCAGATTCGCCCGCACGTTCAGCTTCTGCCCGAACACCGCGCCGCGCACGTAGCGCAGTTGCAAGTCGATGACCGGCCAGGCGTAACCCGACTCGGACATCGCCGTGTAGTTGTGGCCGATCTTGTCCAGCAGTGCGCAGCGGGCCACTTCCAGGTATTTGACGTAATGGCCGTGCCAGACCACCTGCATGGTGTCGACGTCAAAGAACGGCACGAGGATTTCCGTATCGGTGTGAAGCACTCCCTTGCTACGCATGCAGCCTCCAGTGTTGCTCGGCAATTCGTTTCAGGCACAGGCGCAATTCGCCTTCCAGGGCGCGATCTTCGATGACCGGCGGGAAGTCTTTGGCCAGCTCGAAGTGCATGGCGGCAAGGGCCGGCGGCAATGGGCGCGCGTCTTCAGCCTTGCTGCGCAGCCAGACGCCCTGATTGGCGGCAAGCAGGGTCGCCGCGGCGACCTGTTCGGTCAGCTCCAGCACGCGAATCGCATCGCGGGCGGCGATGGTGCCCATGCTTACCTTGTCCTGGTTGTGGCACTCGGTGGAGCGCGAAAAGACGCTGGCCGGCATCGTATTTTTCAGCGCTTCGGCCGTCCAGGCGCTGGTGCCAATCTGCACGGCTTTGAAGCCGTGGTTGAGCATCGCCCGATCTGCGCTGGCGCCGGACAGATTGCTCGGCAAGCCATGGTTGTATCGCTCATCCACCAGCAGCGCGAGCTGGCGATCCAGCAGGTCGGCGACGTTGGCCACCAGGTTCTTCAGGCTGTCCATGGCGAACGCGATGTGGCCGCCGTAGAAGTGACCGCCGTGCAGCACGCGCTCGGCTTCGGCGTCGATGATCGGGTTGTCGTTGGCGCTGTTGAGTTCGATTTCGATGAACGAACGCAGCCAGTTCAGGCTGTCGGCCAATACGCCGAGGACGTGGGGGGCGCAACGCAGCGAGTAGCGATCCTGCAGGCGGTGCAGCGGTGCGGTCGGCGCGTCGATCGCCAGATCCTTGCGCAGCCACGCGGCAACTTGCATCTGCCCCGGGTGCGGTTTGGTGGCGAACAGGCGCTCGTCAAAGTGTTCCGGGTTGCCCTGCAAGGCGACGACGTTCAGCGCGGTGATGCGCGTCGCCAGTTGCAGCAGGTAGTCGGCGCGGGCGAAGGCCAGGCAGGCAAGGCCGGTCATCACGGCGGTGCCGTTCATCAGCGCAAGGGCTTCCTTGGGGCGCAAGACCAGCGGCTGCCAGCCGAGTTCGCGGTGGACGTCGGCCGCCTGTCGGCGTTCGCCACGGAACATCACTTCGCGCTCGCCCGACAGGGTCGCAGCCACATAGGACAACGGCGTCAGATCACCGCTGGCACCCACCGAGCCTTCCTCCGGGATCAGCGGCAGAATGTCGTGTTCAAGGAACGCTTGCAGGCGTTCCAGCAGCTCTACGCGAACCCCGGATACGCCGTGGCACAGTGACTGCAAACGCGCGGCGAGCACTGCGCGGGTAGCCTGTTCGTCGAGCAATTTGCCCAGGCCACAGCCGTGGAAGGTATACAGATGACGGGGCAACGCCTCGACGTGATGCAGCGGCACCGCGACTACGCAGGAGTCGCCATAACCGGTGGTCACGCCATAGATCACACCTTCCTTGTCCAGCAGGGAGTCGAGGAATCGCGCGCCCTTGGCAATACGCTCGCGGTACGCGGGATCGCCCTGCAACTGCGTCGGCACCTGACGGTTGGCCAGGGCCAGCACGTCTTCGATGCGCAAAGGGAGTTCGCCGAAGGTTACCGGCTCATGCATTGGCGTCGTCATCGGTCTTCCAGAAAGGGTAAAAGTTGAACCATTGTTGGGGCGCTTCAAGGCAATAGTGACCCAGGCACGCGGCGTAGCGGGATGCCCACTGATGAATGACCTGCTCGCGGTCGCTGCGTTTCCACGTCACGGCCTCGGCGAAGGGTTCGAGGGTCACTCGATACTGGCCTGTCGGTTTCTTCAGGCACATCAACAGATTGATCGGGCACTTCAGCAAACCGGCCAGCAGCCATGGACCTTGAGGGAATGCTGCCTGATGGCCGAGAAAGTCCACGGTCACTGTGCGTGCGCCGTGCAGTGGCACGCGGTCGCCGGCAATCGCCAGCCATTCGCCGCGCTCAAGGCGTTCGTGCAGTTGCAGCATGATCACCGGGTCCAGTTCACTGACCTGGATCAGCCGCAGATTGGTCGCGCCGGCCTCGCCCAGCAAGCGGTTGAACTGCTCGGCGTGCTTGGTGTGGACCAGCACATTCATCGTGACTTTTTCGCCGATTTCCGCCAGTGCGCGGCAGACCTCGAGATTGCCCAGATGCGCCCCCACCAGCATTTGCCCGCGGCTGCCACGCAGTTGATTGCGCAGCAGTGCCGGGTCGATGATTTCGATCTGGTCGATGCTCAGCTTGCCATTCCATACGTCGAGCTTGTCGAGCATGGAGTCGGCGAACGCCATGAACTGACCGAACACGCGCCAATGCGTGGGGCGCAATTCGTTGCGCGCGCTCCAGTCGGCGAGCCGTTGCTGGTATTGCCAGGCGCTGTGGCGGGCACTGCGGCCGAACAGGAAAAAGTACAGGACGATGCCGTACAGCAACGGACTCAGCAGGCGCCGACCCAGTACCTTGGCGCCGAACGCGGTGAGCTTCATCAGCCAGAAGCTGCCGCGCTCCTGGCGGTCGGCCCAGTGTTTCTTGTCTACGTTGCTGCTCATGCTCGCCACCGTCGCCAGAGGATCACCGGGGCCCGCAGCAACATGCCGAAGAACAGCCGGGTGTGCATGCTGGAAATCAGCACATTGTCGTGAAACAGGCGGAAATGCGAGACGCCGTCCAGCGGGTAGTGAACCTTGGTCGGCAACCACTGCATCGGCTGGTTGCGCCAGGCCAGGCGCACGAGGATGTCCGAGTCGAAGTCCATGCGCTTGCCGATCTTCGCCGAATCGATCAGTGCCAGGGTGGGTGGCAAGGGATAGACGCGAAAGCCGCACATGGAATCGCGAATCTGCAAGGACAGCGTGTTGATCCAGACCATGACGTGCGTCAGGTAGCGGGCATACAGGCGGCCCTTGGGTACGCTGGCGTCATATTGCGGGTAGCCGCAGATCACCGCGCGAGGCTCGGCGCGTGATTTTTTGATGAACAGCGGCACGTCTTGCAGGTCGTGCTGGCCGTCGGCGTCCACTTGTAACGCATGGCTGAAGCCCAGGCGTGACGCTTCACGCAAGCCGGTCATGACCGCACCGCCCTTGCCCTGGTTGGCGGCCAGGCGGATCAGGTAAACCATTTCGCGCTGGGCCAGTCGATCGAGCACCCTGGCGCACGCCGGACTGCTGGCGTCGTCGACCAGAATGCACGGCAGGTTGCTGGCAATCAGCGCCTCGACCACCGTGCCGATCGCGGTTTCGTGGTTGTAGACCGGGACGATTGCGCAGGGGTTATGCATCGCTGGAAGCCTCCAGCAGAATCCGCCCACTGGAGCAGGTGGCGGTCTCGTTGCGATAGGCGAAATACAGTTTGCTGCGCTCCGGGTCAAAACGCAGGTGCAACTGGATTTCGTCGCCCGGGCGCACCAGTTGCTGGAACTTCAGCACTTCCATGCCGGCGAATTTTGCTGGCAGGGCCATCAATTGTTGACCCAGGCTCAGCGCCCAATCCACCTGCACCACACCGGGCAATACCGGGGTTTGCGGGAAGTGGCCGCTGAAGTAAGCGAGGTCCGGCGGGACTGCGAGTTGCAGGCTCCATTCGCCCTCGACTTCAACCTGTTCGAGCACTTCGGGTGCTTTGACCCGAGGTGCCAGCAACAGGGCTTCGACGTCGGCCTGCGGCAGTTTGCCTTGAGCATTCAGTGGCAATTGTCGCAGCAATCGCCAGCGCCGGGGCAGGGCGAGGGCTTCGCAATGCTGGCTCAGGTGCTGACGCAGTGCTTCTGTAAGGGTGCGTCGACCCTGGTTGCGCAAGGTATGCAGCCCTGATTCGCTGAGCACCAGCAGTGCACCCAGCGAGGCGCGGTTTTCCTGGACCACACCGAGGCGCGCCTCCGCGACCCATTCATGCGCCATCAGCGCTTTTTCCAGCATGGGCAGCGAGATGCGTTTTTCTTCCAGTTTGACGATCCGGTCCAGGCGTCCCAGCAATTCGAAACGACCATTGGCTGCGATTCGCGCCGCATCAGCGGTGTGTTCGATGTGGCCGACCGGCAAGTAGGGAGATTTGATCAACAGCGCGCCGTCGCTGTCCTGGCTCAACTCGACACCGGCGAACGGCTGCCAGAGATCGCTGCCCTGACGCCAGGCGATGCCGCCGGTTTCTGAACTGCCGAGGATTTCTGTCGGCCATTGGCGCAAGCGTTGGTGCAGGCTTTGCGCGGCCTCGGCGGGCAAGGCGCCGCCCGAGGAAAACACCCGGCGCACAGCGCTCAAGGCAGGCCAGTCGAGGTTATCGCCCATGCGCTTGAGCAGCGCCGGACTGGCGACCCAGGCGAACACCGGGTGTTCGCGACTGGTGCGCTGCAGGTCTTCCGGGAACGCCAATTGCTTGCGCACGAACGGCCGCCCGGCGCACAGCGGCCACAGCACGCGGAACAGCAAGCCATAGATGTGTTGGGTGGCGACGCTGCCAACAATGCAAGCCTGACCCAGATCAGCGCCCCAGAGTTGCTCCAGTGCCTGAACTTCATTGGCCATTTGCCGCAGGGTTTTGTCGATGCGCTTGGGGTCGCCACTGGAGCCAGACGTGCAAAGGCTCAGTTGGCAAGTGTCCAGATCCAGTGCGGCGGCAGTGAGAGGCGGATGGCGGTAATCGCTCAGGTGCGCATCATCGGCCAGATCAGTCAGCCACAGATCGACTTCACTGGACCAGCGTTGGCGGGTCTGGGGTTGCAGATCGGCCGGCAGTAGCACGCTGACGCCGGCACGCCAGGCACCGAGCAGGGCAATGGCGAGGTCGGCGGCGTCTTCAAGGTGCACGGCGATGCGCTGCACGTTTTGCGCTTGCAGGCCGGCCGCCAGGCGCAGGGCCTGTTCGCACAGTTGTGCGTGATTAAGCGCCGGTTCGGCCGTGACGGCACGCTCCGGCTGAGCCTTGAGCAACAGTTGCTCAAGTGTTATCCAATTCATCAGTGGCCTCGTACCCGTTGTCGTATCAGCCATTCAATGGCAAACAGCAGGCCCATCAACCCGTAGGAAATCAGGCCGGTGTACAACATCCACCAGCTCAGCGGCGCCCAAAGAGTCAGGGCAGCGGCGAGCAATCCGTTAAAGACGAAAAACACACACCAGACGATCGTCACCTGGCGGGTATAAATAATGGCCCTGGCCGGCAGGTGCGGTTCACGCAGACGCGCCAGACGCTCGACCATCGGCGGGCCGAACCAGAGGCTCAAACCAAACAACCCAAGCATGAACACGCTGATCAGCACCGGGTACCAGCGCAGCAACAGCGGACTGTCGAACAGGGCCAGCAACAGGCAAAAAACCATTGCGGTGATCGCCATCCACAGGCTGCCGGGACGGCGTGCACCGAGCAGCGCTCGCGCCAGCCACAGGCTGCCGAGCAACAGGCCGAACTGCCACGGAGCAAAATGTTCCATGCCGAAATACACCGCGAAGGGGTACAACAGGCCTGCGAGCAGCAGGCCAAGGCCGACCAGTCGGCTCATGCGGCAGGTTGAACCAGGCGAAAGACGGCCTCGACCACGTCGCTGACAGTACGCACCGATTTGAACTCTTCGGCGGCGATTTTTTTGCCGGTCTGGCGCTTGATGTGATCGATCAGGTCGACGGCGTCGATGCTGTCGATTTCCAGATC
It encodes the following:
- a CDS encoding NAD(P)/FAD-dependent oxidoreductase, which codes for MPTVEMERRQVVVIGAGPSGAIAAALLKRNGHDVLMIERQHFPRFSIGESLLSHCLDFVEEAGMLDAVNAAGFQLKNGAAFAWGEQYSAFDFGDTFSHGKPTTFQVQRADFDKLLADQAALQGVDVRYGEAIVSVDFSLPKPQLDVRREDGSEYRIEADFVLDASGYGRVLPRLLDLEAPSNFPVRQAVFTHIEDNIDSPTFEREKILITTHPIHRDIWFWTIPFSNGRCSVGVVAAAEHFEGRMEDLDECLRGFIAETPSLAGVLEHARWDTPARTIGGYSANVKTLYGPGFALLGNAAEFLDPVFSSGVTIAMRSASMAAGVLHRQLQGERVDWQTEFAEPLKRGVDTFRCYVEGWYAGTFQDVIYHPGSSPDIRRMISAILAGYAWDERNPFVSEPKRRLRVLSELCARDVT
- a CDS encoding sodium:proton antiporter produces the protein MMIVLFWLMALVMFAVATRVGRRFGLIPIVSQLLLATFGLPLLMYLWIEPGWQLSGAELISPAWLKNLYSLSFALLLGNILSDVIDLRLDRQSLKIALPSFAIPFAGGLATAAWLLPAQPWISSLAVGLVFAITAIPVLYLYLRHINYPPTATRRLVQTAILIDLTCWTLFGFAQGSLHVSSLLLPLAGACLPLLLRLIGLRQPLLHSGGFFALLVVAEHFKLNALIFGIGYLLCMAMLKVPLVLPVPAIWMSRLQTWIAIPLILTFGIVQINVHAAMASLGWVQLAALLLLPIGSKLLGNWLGLRWAGASFEGASRWRESLLLNIRGLSEIVFLNLLLQQQLISPALYFALMVMGLIATLLPALAGLHSPPLNIAAPARSPRANS
- a CDS encoding MMPL family transporter; the protein is MTLPSERRLPWLFLILLLAVLALAGWQWRGGAPLSANLMDLVPGTAPDALELRAEQRMQEPLNREMLMLVGHKDRGHAIAMAQKLGEQWQASGLFEKVQWTLQADLPALRTQLLKGRLAMLSEADRKQLVEHPDTFIQQRVQALFDPFTGFSLVPSQDDWLGLTGRIQNSQPQRGTVQLDIGSGALIADADGMSWVLLRAKATGNAFDMNLPLQVADLLKHSREQAAQADVQLLAASGLLYAANGQQQASREMTWVGGGATLGILLLLLLAFRRWRVLLAFVPVVVGMLFGAVACVALFGHMHVMTLVLGSSLIGVAVDYPLHYLSKSWSLKPWHSWPALRLTLPGLTLSLITSCIGYLALAWTPFPALTQIAVFSAAGLLGAYLSAVCLLPALLKGADIRPAQWPLRVCEFLLNLREALLKHASTPVLLALLIAFCVGGLVQLESRNDIRQWIGAPQQLTDEARTIARITGFQPTSQFFLVRGANQQELLERQTALSERLDQLVSLEKLKGYLSLNQLVSQPSDQQQVREALTRLPQYWQPLLDIGVPVQALQEELTTLQALPTEDIDAALTGPLAEPYRPLWLGVTDDGDVAAMVSLQGLNNPALLRVQALDLPGVELVDRLGELNDVFAATQISAAELKLASCVLIVLVLILPFGLGGALRIVALPLLAALCSLASLGWLGQPLTLFSLFGLLLVTAISVDYAILMREQVGGAAVSLLGTLLAALTTWLSFGLLAVSSTPAVSNFGLAVSLGLAFSFILAPWAGRQAHDVAVAEPAA
- a CDS encoding outer membrane lipoprotein carrier protein LolA, coding for MFVVVLGFSSWAQAFDLQQLSDQLARPDVIHGHFIQEKHLRALPQPLTSKGTFVLAKNNGLLWLLKTPLQQDYRITTKGIARRDANGWQMLPGKSAGAEQNRLFLAVLQGDSSGLQRDFELSLTGEAQNWTLTLTPRSLLLKQVFNQINITGGELVHSIELLETQGDSTLLRMQDTTSAEPLSTAEQHDFAE
- a CDS encoding thioesterase family protein, with the translated sequence MRSKGVLHTDTEILVPFFDVDTMQVVWHGHYVKYLEVARCALLDKIGHNYTAMSESGYAWPVIDLQLRYVRGAVFGQKLNVRANLVEWENRLKINYLISDLDTGERLTRASSVQVAVDMASREMQLASPKVFIDAVERRLA
- the hutH gene encoding histidine ammonia-lyase, which codes for MTTPMHEPVTFGELPLRIEDVLALANRQVPTQLQGDPAYRERIAKGARFLDSLLDKEGVIYGVTTGYGDSCVVAVPLHHVEALPRHLYTFHGCGLGKLLDEQATRAVLAARLQSLCHGVSGVRVELLERLQAFLEHDILPLIPEEGSVGASGDLTPLSYVAATLSGEREVMFRGERRQAADVHRELGWQPLVLRPKEALALMNGTAVMTGLACLAFARADYLLQLATRITALNVVALQGNPEHFDERLFATKPHPGQMQVAAWLRKDLAIDAPTAPLHRLQDRYSLRCAPHVLGVLADSLNWLRSFIEIELNSANDNPIIDAEAERVLHGGHFYGGHIAFAMDSLKNLVANVADLLDRQLALLVDERYNHGLPSNLSGASADRAMLNHGFKAVQIGTSAWTAEALKNTMPASVFSRSTECHNQDKVSMGTIAARDAIRVLELTEQVAAATLLAANQGVWLRSKAEDARPLPPALAAMHFELAKDFPPVIEDRALEGELRLCLKRIAEQHWRLHA
- a CDS encoding glycosyl transferase is translated as MSSNVDKKHWADRQERGSFWLMKLTAFGAKVLGRRLLSPLLYGIVLYFFLFGRSARHSAWQYQQRLADWSARNELRPTHWRVFGQFMAFADSMLDKLDVWNGKLSIDQIEIIDPALLRNQLRGSRGQMLVGAHLGNLEVCRALAEIGEKVTMNVLVHTKHAEQFNRLLGEAGATNLRLIQVSELDPVIMLQLHERLERGEWLAIAGDRVPLHGARTVTVDFLGHQAAFPQGPWLLAGLLKCPINLLMCLKKPTGQYRVTLEPFAEAVTWKRSDREQVIHQWASRYAACLGHYCLEAPQQWFNFYPFWKTDDDANA
- a CDS encoding glycosyltransferase family 2 protein — its product is MHNPCAIVPVYNHETAIGTVVEALIASNLPCILVDDASSPACARVLDRLAQREMVYLIRLAANQGKGGAVMTGLREASRLGFSHALQVDADGQHDLQDVPLFIKKSRAEPRAVICGYPQYDASVPKGRLYARYLTHVMVWINTLSLQIRDSMCGFRVYPLPPTLALIDSAKIGKRMDFDSDILVRLAWRNQPMQWLPTKVHYPLDGVSHFRLFHDNVLISSMHTRLFFGMLLRAPVILWRRWRA